The genomic region TCGCCAGGTCGCTTCCCAACTGTTGCACGCGCGTTCTGGTCGGCGGTTCAAATTGGCGCTGCAAGCGGGCATGCGCTGCGGGGTCGCCGCTGATGAGCAATGCCACGCGCCAGTGAGGCAAGGGGTGTACATCGAGAATACGCGGCGTGGCACGCGCCAGCCGTTCGGCCGCTTCCAGCAAATCGTTCGGAATCGCGTAGGGGATAATTTTCAAAGTCGCAATCTGCTGTCTGCCACGTTCGGGCGCGACTACGGCGTAATTGGGGAGCGTCGCCAGGGTGATGCCATAGATGGCGTTGAGCGCCAACAATCGCGCGGGCTCGATACGCAGCACCCCGAGCACCCGCGTTTGCAGATTGATGCGCCCGCCCACGCCGCGCGTCATGGTAATGGTGGGCGTTGCCAGCGCAGCCGCCAGACGCTCAGCGGCTGCATCTTCGTGAACATCATCAGGAGCGAGCACGGCGACTTCCACCGTTTCGATACCCAACGCATGCAAGCGGTCGGCATGCTCAGGCGTCAGCCGCGTGCCTTTCTTGATGGCTTTGCGCCCCTCGGCGTCCACCACGCTATGCATCAAAATATGCCCAACAGCCTCGTTGGGAGAGAGCCGCTCGATATGCATGATTTTGCTCCACAATCAAATGGGGTGTAGAAATAGCCTAGTCCGATGGTGTGGGGATGTCAAAGAAAAGGAGATGCGCCATGTACCCCGTCTCTGTCTGGTATGACGACCTTTTTTTGGCGCACGCCGCGCCGCA from Ardenticatena maritima harbors:
- a CDS encoding molybdopterin-binding protein, translated to MHIERLSPNEAVGHILMHSVVDAEGRKAIKKGTRLTPEHADRLHALGIETVEVAVLAPDDVHEDAAAERLAAALATPTITMTRGVGGRINLQTRVLGVLRIEPARLLALNAIYGITLATLPNYAVVAPERGRQQIATLKIIPYAIPNDLLEAAERLARATPRILDVHPLPHWRVALLISGDPAAHARLQRQFEPPTRTRVQQLGSDLATVVCVPHTEEAIAEAAGALLATHDALVLAGQTSIMDWDDVALRALRAVGAEVAVHGAPVEPGNLLALAYWHSKPIVCAPGCAKSLSRNVVDLVLPRLFIGERLGPREAAALAMGGLLREERRSVAKAESNLS